The Longimicrobium sp. genome has a segment encoding these proteins:
- a CDS encoding VIT domain-containing protein, which yields MTIRLTRVLPALACLAALPAAGLARGPSADPGASVRPASVRPAPAARDTVPAPAPFALSDPDGQDLVLERLDVRTAVHGMLALTEVELRFRNPRPRRMEGRFSAVLPEGATVSRFAKEVDGRLVEGEVVERLRAHRVYDEILHEMRDPAMLDQEAGNRFSARVFPIEPEGTVRLVLAYSLLLRQVGGERSWTLPLRGLPRVGVFTFHGSFRALPGETGRRETFVQAAGPGRVRDEGPVRVIERSDESFVPQHDLQVAWRADGPAAASRVLSAGEFYVAAFQPAVPRAVQAPGPRRWLFYLDTSASGADGAEHRVRAVERLLAALPAGDAVEVRAFDHRVSPLAAGTAANVARRVGAMLRARRYLGGTDLGAVLRDAAAAARARPGTAIVVQTDGVATLGTVDPARLRAAADSIPAAAAVHALVLGARQDAATLRLLTAGRGRVVSIPFTDSLDVRAQGAARRLALPPGAAFAASDPGAAWAYAAGADDVQPGDEVLVLARLKPGARPAPRLAGRGGTQAAGLAESLPAGSFAPLLEREAYRAYLQDLAERASRTTDDSTRAVLAEEEVRVSVEHRVLSPRTTLLVLETEEDYARFGLDRRALAEILGVGPEGIVRVDRDTAALRVARGDAGEPDDAPAGGARPEAADTGRALQLEGVVVTGAAANARAEDADQVAASEAPLLAAPPPPPPPPPPPQPRPVPERAQVAPVPPPAPPPSAPPPPPPPPMAPPPPAERARPVAPEWIRPAAVSRGRVDSLRAELKAEPRDREVRNQLADALWARKEWAALRELALDWQPYDPENPHVYEALGEAGVNLGLREEAERALGSLVEVAGGKPELLQRAGLLLLRVNAARLAETPLRRALAERPDRVNGYRHLALMLWQDGREEEAARVLEEATTRTFPDWYGDAQRVVREELGYVLRAWMAKEPAKRAQIRGEAAEYGVDLERRDALRVTLAWDADGNDVDLHVVDPAGEECYYAHQETKLGLDLYEDITQGFGPEVVRAARLVPGTYHVGVNYFSAGAMGVSRGVLVVIRSDRGADRPTVQILPFRLVEGDESDVRRLASIEVPAR from the coding sequence GTGACGATCCGACTCACCCGCGTCCTGCCGGCCCTGGCCTGCCTCGCCGCGCTCCCCGCCGCGGGCCTCGCGCGGGGGCCGTCCGCCGACCCCGGGGCGTCCGTCCGCCCGGCGTCCGTCCGCCCGGCGCCGGCCGCGCGGGACACCGTGCCCGCCCCGGCGCCGTTCGCGCTCTCGGACCCCGACGGGCAGGACCTGGTGCTGGAGCGGCTGGACGTGCGCACGGCGGTGCACGGGATGCTGGCGCTCACCGAGGTGGAGCTGCGCTTCCGCAACCCGCGGCCGCGGCGGATGGAGGGCCGCTTCAGCGCCGTGCTCCCCGAGGGCGCCACGGTGAGCCGCTTCGCCAAGGAGGTGGACGGGCGACTGGTGGAGGGCGAGGTGGTGGAGCGGCTGCGCGCGCACCGCGTCTACGACGAGATCCTGCACGAGATGCGCGACCCGGCCATGCTGGACCAGGAGGCCGGCAACCGCTTCTCGGCGCGCGTGTTCCCGATCGAGCCGGAGGGGACGGTGCGCCTGGTGCTGGCGTACAGCTTGCTCCTGCGCCAGGTGGGGGGCGAGCGGAGCTGGACGCTCCCCCTGCGGGGGCTGCCCCGGGTGGGCGTGTTCACCTTCCACGGCAGCTTCCGCGCGCTGCCGGGCGAGACGGGCCGGCGGGAGACCTTCGTGCAGGCCGCCGGCCCGGGGCGGGTGCGCGACGAGGGCCCGGTGCGCGTCATCGAGCGCTCGGACGAGAGCTTCGTCCCCCAGCACGACCTGCAGGTGGCGTGGCGCGCGGACGGCCCCGCGGCGGCGTCGCGGGTGCTGTCGGCGGGCGAGTTCTACGTGGCCGCGTTCCAGCCCGCCGTCCCGCGCGCGGTCCAGGCGCCGGGTCCGCGCCGCTGGCTCTTCTACCTGGACACCTCCGCGTCTGGCGCGGACGGCGCCGAGCACCGGGTGCGCGCGGTGGAGCGGCTGCTGGCGGCGCTCCCGGCGGGCGACGCGGTGGAGGTGCGGGCGTTCGACCACCGCGTCAGCCCGCTGGCCGCGGGGACGGCCGCCAACGTGGCGCGGCGGGTGGGCGCGATGCTGCGCGCCCGGCGCTACCTGGGCGGCACCGACCTGGGCGCCGTGCTGCGCGACGCGGCCGCCGCCGCGCGGGCCCGCCCCGGCACGGCGATCGTGGTGCAGACCGACGGCGTCGCCACGCTGGGGACGGTGGACCCCGCCCGGCTGCGCGCCGCGGCCGACTCGATCCCCGCGGCCGCCGCGGTGCACGCGCTGGTGCTGGGCGCGCGGCAGGACGCCGCCACGCTGCGCCTGCTCACCGCGGGGCGCGGGCGCGTCGTCTCCATCCCCTTCACCGACTCGCTGGACGTGCGCGCCCAGGGCGCCGCCCGCCGCCTGGCGCTGCCGCCCGGCGCCGCCTTCGCCGCGAGCGACCCCGGCGCCGCGTGGGCGTACGCCGCGGGCGCCGACGACGTGCAGCCGGGCGACGAGGTGCTGGTGCTGGCGCGCCTGAAGCCCGGCGCGCGCCCCGCGCCGCGCCTGGCCGGCCGGGGCGGGACGCAGGCCGCCGGCCTGGCGGAGTCGCTGCCGGCGGGGAGCTTCGCGCCGCTGCTGGAGCGCGAGGCGTACCGCGCGTACCTCCAGGACCTGGCCGAGCGCGCCTCCCGCACCACCGACGACTCCACCCGCGCGGTGCTGGCGGAGGAGGAGGTGCGCGTCTCGGTGGAGCACCGCGTGCTCTCGCCGCGCACCACCCTGCTGGTGCTGGAGACGGAGGAGGACTACGCGCGCTTCGGGCTGGACCGCCGCGCGCTGGCGGAGATCCTGGGCGTGGGGCCCGAGGGGATCGTCCGCGTGGACCGCGACACGGCCGCGCTGCGCGTGGCGCGGGGAGACGCCGGGGAGCCGGACGACGCGCCCGCCGGCGGAGCCCGCCCGGAAGCGGCGGACACCGGCCGCGCGCTGCAGCTCGAGGGGGTGGTCGTCACCGGGGCCGCGGCGAACGCGAGGGCGGAGGACGCAGACCAGGTGGCAGCATCCGAGGCGCCGCTCCTCGCCGCTCCGCCGCCGCCTCCGCCCCCGCCACCACCTCCTCAACCCCGGCCGGTGCCGGAGCGTGCGCAGGTGGCGCCGGTGCCTCCCCCCGCGCCTCCTCCGTCCGCACCCCCGCCTCCGCCGCCGCCGCCCATGGCCCCGCCGCCGCCCGCGGAGCGGGCGCGGCCCGTGGCGCCGGAGTGGATCCGGCCGGCGGCCGTCAGCCGCGGGCGGGTGGACAGCCTGCGCGCGGAGCTGAAAGCCGAGCCGCGCGACCGCGAGGTGCGCAACCAGCTGGCCGACGCGCTGTGGGCGCGGAAGGAGTGGGCGGCGCTGCGCGAGCTGGCGCTGGACTGGCAGCCGTACGACCCCGAGAACCCGCACGTGTACGAGGCGCTGGGCGAGGCCGGGGTGAACCTGGGCCTGCGCGAGGAGGCCGAGCGCGCGCTGGGCTCGCTGGTGGAGGTGGCCGGCGGCAAGCCCGAGCTGCTGCAGCGCGCCGGGCTGCTCCTGCTGCGGGTGAACGCCGCCCGGCTGGCCGAGACGCCGCTGCGCCGCGCGCTGGCCGAGCGGCCGGACCGCGTCAACGGCTACCGGCACCTGGCGCTGATGCTCTGGCAGGACGGCCGCGAGGAGGAGGCCGCCCGCGTGCTGGAGGAGGCCACCACCCGCACCTTCCCCGACTGGTACGGCGACGCGCAGCGCGTGGTGCGCGAGGAGCTGGGGTACGTGCTGCGCGCGTGGATGGCGAAGGAGCCCGCGAAGCGCGCGCAGATCCGCGGCGAGGCGGCCGAGTACGGCGTCGACCTGGAGCGCCGCGACGCCCTGCGCGTGACCCTGGCCTGGGACGCCGACGGCAACGACGTGGACCTGCACGTGGTCGATCCCGCCGGCGAGGAGTGCTACTACGCCCACCAGGAGACGAAGCTGGGCCTGGATCTCTACGAGGACATCACGCAGGGCTTCGGCCCCGAGGTGGTGCGCGCGGCCAGGCTGGTCCCCGGCACCTACCACGTGGGCGTCAACTACTTCAGCGCCGGCGCCATGGGCGTCAGCCGCGGCGTGCTGGTCGTCATCCGCTCCGACCGCGGCGCGGACCGGCCCACCGTGCAGATCCTCCCCTTCCGCTTGGTGGAAGGAGACGAGTCCGACGTGCGCCGCCTGGCCAGCATCGAGGTCCCCGCGCGGTGA